TGTTGTTTCTGTTCATAGCAGGCATTGAGTGTTCTTCATGCATTTCACAGGTATTTAAGTACCTATTCCAAGGATTTCGGGCCACcccattattaatatttatagatGCTGCCCGGAGAGGCAGTACAGAAAAATACACTTTTCAGTCTGAGAGTCTTATTACACAGTTTTCAAAAACCTGGGTGCCATCATAACTGCATTGAGAAGAACAGTTGACGTTATCCTTGGGGGCGTTTCTCTTTGTCTCCCCCCACATTTCTTCCAGTCATTTGCGCACAGGAATGTATTTTAGTTATTGCCGCATCCTGGCACTCCGCTGCTTGTGGTATTCCAAAGAGACAGAGGCTTAGACAGACGTGTCTAGGTGCGAGGCCAGCAGAGACTCTGTCTGCTGCTGACCTTTCTGGAGCTCCAGATGCGCTAGTAGAATGCCAGGTATTAGTCAGGGACTGTcacaagatgcagaagctggtCGAAGTTCAGGTAAGTGTCTCTGGAAGGATTTAGGAATCACAGTACTGCTGACATTTCTCAGCTGTAGCCCCTGGGTCTGGATGTCAGGCACTGTTCCTTATTTGCATGTAGTATTTTTAAACCTACTGCCAATAAGGCTGTAGACCCCATACTTGTAGTTGTCTATGCAAGATGATgaggttacagaaaatgtaGCACTTTTCTCAGGTCAAAATTTAATGCATCTGTTTTGGGAGCAACAGACGACAGATAAATAACACAACAGTCCATTGTGAAGTGGCATTATGTCTACGTATATGAATGCAGGCAGATGTGTATTTTCCCTCGTCTTGATCATTTGTTCCACGACTGCTGTGTTGTCAGCAGCAGCTGGTTTGGAAACATTTTGAGGCATGCTGGAGACTGTGGcttttgttttatgaaaaaaatgacattaaaactCCAAAATCCAAGTCAGCAGTTTCGTTCGAGTGGAGAGGACTGGGCACAAGCTGTTTGCACACACGTGGCTAATGGACCCAACAAAATGCAGCTGTAAAGAGTCAAAGCAATTCATAAGCAAATATTCTTTCATAGATGTCTGAACCTTGTGGTAGGTCTTTGCTGTCATTAGAAAAGCAACTCAGTGTTGCCACTATGGAATTGAACCTACTAACTATAAAGTTGTCAAGATGACAGCTAGGGTAGGATGGTGTTAAGGTTATGCTTGGAATTAGCCTTGTGGTTTCAGGTCACAAACCAGCTTGCAATCATATCATCTTGTGTGGCCTCCTTCTCTTATGCGAGTGGTGTGCGCAACATCTGACAAAGGGTGCCTCGACCTGTCCGTCTTTCAGGATGGGCTTTGTGTACATATGTGTAGGCTGATCACGCAGTGCAAATCATGAATTTGCAGTGAGGGATGAATCTGTAATTGTGGATTTATGTTGCGAATATTTAAAAACCTGAGTGGGCGCCCTATCAGGTCCCAATTCATTCTTTGGGAGCTTTCAGTGCAGGAAAACCGTTGAGAAAATGTTGCCATTGGTTTTCATCTTATTACAATATGAAAGCAGATCTGTGAATTCTGTTTAGTTCTTTCCATGTGTTGACGCCTCCTAAGGTAGGTTACTTAGAGGGAAGAAATCCTGTATTTCATAGCAATCCTCCACTACCTCCAGTTTCGACATCTTGTGCTTGTTTGACAACACAACACTGACTAGGCTGCCTTCAAGCTTGAGAAACACGCCGAAAGACAATCAGGTTGGACATCACACAGGATAACGTTTTTTCTGATGCTTCCTTCCTGATTTGCTGCATAAGCTGTATACCAGAATGTAAAGAGAATGCCCTCACATGAATTCTTCCAGGAATTTTTCACGCAACTTTGCAGGAATGCAGGGAGAATGTGAAGAAGTTCAAGCTTGAAGGCACCTCTGCTTTAAAGGGACCTCCGGTTAAAATTCTGAACAAGGTTCATTTATCATGAGAAACAGACTTGGGGTTTCTTGGCGTCTCGGGTGTGTTTTCCTCGCCACAGTCGCATTCTCCCTCCTCTTCCTTCCCTCTTGCAGAGGAAGGGAGCTCCACAGTAAATTAAAACCATATGTGTAATGGGACGTCAGCACACCATGAGTTTTGGAAACCAACCCCCCACCTCACATGCTGAAAGACAGCAGGGTAGTTCACTGTTTCTTCAGGCTTGGGGGGATGGAGCGAGGGGTTGGAAGTTTTTATCCGCTTTTAAAATTCCAGTTAATTCAATAAAGCACCTTTATTTCTGCATGGAAATCCCTCACAGTTTAAACTCTCTTCTCTAAATGAGCAAGTTGAGGTAGCCTATTCCTATCTAGCATCTACTATCTATTTCCCAGGCATCTGCCTTTTTTTGAGGGCAGCTGAAAAGGTCCTCGAGTCTGAGTGTGCAAAGGTGAGGAAGAGGGTGCAGCAGGCGGCCATCTCTAAGCCAGCCAGGTTCTGACCCGAGCGGCAGCTCCTGCCAGGCCACTCCCCACAGTTGGAATCTGTACTGGCCAGCCCTCCATGGGGCCCGCTGGGGAAAAAtaagggggggggtggcttccTGTCAGCTGAAgtggttttgttttcctttgacTTTATGTTGGCAGGCTTGCAGTCTGCAGCCTGGCTGGCCTGCTGTGAGTGTGTTGTGGGATAAGTTTGTGCTGCTGACTTCTCTTCTCAAGCTGGAGCCACCTCAGGGAAATGCCATCAAAGTCAAATTTTGTGGCCTAAGATTTAACTGTCACTCACACAAAAAATTAGCTAATTTTCCTTACACAGGGGAAATAGGTATGCTTTCAAATGCTTTATCAGTGAAAAGATACTAAGTTGCATTATACACTATAATTTCTTTAGCAGAGATTTTAATCCGTAACTTATATGAAATATTTCATAAAACAACTAGATACTCTAGGTCAGTCTCTCAAAAAAATCACACTACAAATATTAGCGTACCTTCCAGATAAACTGCACACGATGCATCTATAGGATTCATTATTAAATAGTTGAGGCATTGATTTCTTGGGCAGCTGCCTGCATTTTGAACTTTGTAGATGCCATTCCACAGATTTGTTAGGCTCTTTACACAGCAGCCTGAAGCATCTGCAACCATCAAATGACATGAACACAAAATCGTTCTGACTTTTTTAGATGGTGCTTCTCCATTTTAATTACATGGGGTTAGTAAGTACAAGTGGGGACTTAACTGGGTTTTGATCGTGATGTGGTTAGATTGGCAGGAAGCCTCTAATAGACATCAATGAAGACTGTAAAATTCAATGACAGATTAATAGGTAGCAAGAAGTATCTCCTAAGGGAATATTTATCCAATCCCTCTTCCTGATTTTGATGGAGCAAAACCTTTTGGCTTAATGTCTAGACTAAATCAGACCACCACACCCTCAAATTCAAGAGCACTGTCAACCTAGTGTCCAAGTCATTTATTGGAGGGGGGCACATAGTGAAATGTACTTAAAACTCCCTAAGTGTGTCAGTCTTTGCACAACAATATCATCTGTTTGTGCTTCTAACCTTCAGCTCATAAAAGCATATATGAAACTTTCCACATTCATTTGTATGCGAGATATAAAACCAGTGTGATCTATGTGTGCACTAATAGCTAAgtctgaaacaataatgatgggaatccacatggggtagatgagggggcatggcacacggaaggagcagccAAGTGGGGTGTGACAGGAACTCCATCTGATTGTACTTCATCAGAGGCAGTTGCAGAACCCTTTTCCAGTACCTGCTCCACACTAGGTACTTTTTGTTCGAACATAAACGAACAGCGATAACTTGCCAATTGGTTGACCTCAAGCACCAACGCTAACTTGGAAGTTACGTGGAAGTGCAGAAGAAGATGTAGcagagcaaaaattgagcagatgggattttttttgtacccttatttaatgcatcaattaataatttttttgcttgcatctccatatttctgcatcagaaaattTGAATGCTAACCAGtatacttttgtctaatatcacgGGTGCCGGgggttgatgataagaaggcctatgatgtcatctacttagatttccaaaaggcttttgatgttgtcccccacaagaggctcttacttaaactcaaagcgacaggtattttaggaactgtagcaacctggattgataactggttaacagataggaagcagcgagtagttataagaggcacaatgtcacagtgggcctgtgttcatagtggggtaccgcagggttcaattttaggaacgctattgttcctaatttacataaatgatatagacaccaatatatacagtaaactggtgaaatttgcagatgacaccaaggtgggtggtgtagcagatactgaactagcggctcagcagctgcagcgggatcttgatttaattggcccgatacctggcagatgaaatttaacatagacaaatgtaaggtactccatgtagggagcagaaatataaagtacaggtattttatgggacctactgaaataaaggtagctgattatgagaaagaccttggtgtgtatgttgatgtttccatgtctcattctcgccagtgcggggaagcaataaaaaaggccaataggatgttggggtatatctccaggtgtatggagtttaagtcaagggaggtaatgctaagattatacaattccttggtgagacctcacctagaatattgtgtgcaggtttggtcaccatatcttaaaaaggacattgcggccttagaaaaggtgcagcgtagggccacaagaatgattcctggtcttagaggaatgtcatacgaggaaaggttagttgagctaaatctgttcagcctcaagcaaaggagacaggggggacatgatccaggtctataagattctaacaggtttggatgctgttcaaccgaatagttacttcagcattagttcaaatacaagaactcgtggccataggtgaaaattagcgggagaacatttcaaactggatttaaggaagcacttctttacacagcgtgtagtcagagtatggaatagtcttcctgataacatagtgcaagctgaatccttgggttcctttaaatcagagctagataagattttaacaactctgagctattagttaagttctccccaagcgagcttgatgggccgaatggtctcctctcgtttgtatagttcttatgttcttatgaatcaTTTTGTCAATGGCAGAGGTGCACTGTTTTCTGGACACTTGGGCTAAGCATCCAGGAACTGCTGGATGCAGCACATAAAAACGGCGAGATACTTGGTAAAATATGGGACTATCTTCTTATGTGCAGTATGATTAAGTGAAAATTTCTATGTTGCGTACTCAGTAAATCTTCGAGTGTCATATGTCATCACGCCCAAAACAACTCCAAATACGCCACAACATAAAGATATGAATCATGAACTccagtgtgctgtgtggtaGCGCTTTTCTTCCATGTTTTCTGAAGCACAAAAAGTCGCATGGTGATGATGAAAGTGTGCTCAAGCCCGgaatgttaagtgcaatgtgagcaCAGAccagcaggggaggggggaagggggaCAATCGTGCTTGGGCACAGTACAAGGCAACCTGGCCAAATGTGAGTATCCTCATAGTGTACTAAGAAGTAATGTTGTTTTGCTATCAAATTGTTTCAATATATCAATTCAAATTCCTGAAGAGCCAGTTTagaacacaatttgcagatttccctactccgacacacctactaaaccttgTATTTTGCTGATTAAGATATGTTTGGGCAGGGatatctgcaaactgtgttgaaTTCTGGGCCCTAGGAATGGAATCGGAAAACCCTGCAATATATTGTTGCTGTTCACTTTTTGACGATTTTTAACTATAGATGGAATACGGCAATTCTCCTCTGACTACTGATAGTGTGTGACATCTAACTGAGCAATGAAAAGATGGTTTAGGAGGTTGTCTGTATAACTAGTATTTATGCTTGTACTAATTAACATTTGAATTCATGATGGTCATAGTTATATCACGAATTAACAGtttaatattaatgaaatagaTGAATAGCTAGCTAACTAATATCACTGTTGTGAATATAAAGCAAATTTGCTCtataatggactggcattctgtccaggTTTCCTTTTGACTCATGCTCTGTGCTTGCTAGGGTAAGGCATCAGGCCCATTGTGACCCTTTACTGGATAAGTGGGTATGCAAAAGGGATGAATGCATAGGTGGATTCTGTAGTTTTTCTGGAATTATATAACTTTGGGTACTTTGGCTTGTAAGATGAACTATCATCAACTTACTTGTAGAAATCCCTTAAAATAGCAATATTGTAGTATAAAAATGGTGTGTAAAGTATTATGCAGGTCTGTACTCAATATATGACAtatgaggtaaaaaaaaaaaaaaagttttgtggAATACAGCCTTCAAGAAAAGACTTCTTAATACCGCCCATCGACGGAACTGTTGTTTCACGGGTAACTCATATTTAtccctttcatttcacagatTCTGTGTCTTGATCACCAGCCACTTGGTAACAATGTTGATAATATTGGCCTTCATCATTCTGTTCCACATAACTGCTGCAGTGTTACTCTTCATATCGACTTTAAACAATGTAAGTTGACAAGCACTAATGACTTAAGTCTGTTTATTCCAGAACAATTCTTTACCTGACTGTACAAGGCTAGTCTGTATACACTTTATCTGATTGTCTTTTAGGCCTGGTGGGTATCGGGAACATTTTCCATGGACCTGTGGTACACTTGCAATGATACATGCAGGCCCACAGAAAATAGCGAATCCACAGATGCAGGTAACTCTAATGGGTCTTTGTCCTGGTCAGTTTGAATGTtactgtgtttctttttttactgtaagacttttttttttaaacaaataggCATTATAAAAACACGAGCATGGCTTTCCTAAGGTTCAGTGCATACGCCATCACTCAGCTATCTCCTTTCTCCACAGCCTACCTTCAGGCTGTCCAAGCAACCATGATACTAGCCACCATCCTCTGCTGCGTGGGGTTCTTTGTGTTCATCCTGCAGCTTTTCCGACTGAAGCAAGGAGAGAGATTTGTCTTTACCGCCATCATTCAGCTACTTTCAGGTAAGTCCCACCCCCTAATGTCAAGAAGgctcaaaaaaataaaccagGAAAACCGCTGCCCTGAAAATCATAACTTACAAAAGCAATGGTCAGCTATTTTTGAGTTCTTGGTTTGACTTTTTTGCATGAAAGactattttaaaaagtcatttttatttaaatcagACCTCTCAAATTCAAAATCACTTTAAGTCAAGCTATAATTAATCAGCCCACTGCTGGAATGCATTACTTCATAGATGAAATTACACTAATTTGATGTGCTGACCTGTGGACATACACCTCTGTTTCCACCCAAGCCTTCTGCGTCATGATTGGGGCCTCGATTTACACGGCCGAGCACAGAGGCTTCCAGAAACAGGGATTCGCCAATGGGGACTATGGCTACGCCTTCGTCATTGCTTGGATTGCCTTCCCACTAATCCTCATCAGCGGCGTGATGTATCTAGTCCTGAGGAAACGCAAATAGGCCACCAGTCAACACCCCATCCACAAATACCCAGCTGCAGTTAGTGGACGCCTTGAGCAAAGGAATATATTTTGTACATACTAATTTTTGTATGATGAAATGttacaatgtcaaaataagcAGTACTAAGACTGAAAAACTATATTAAAAACACCATACTGGAAGCATATTAAAATGAGGAATGGTATTATAATGTAGaatttttaacctttttttgtCTTCAATATATTATTTAACCCTTTTGACGGTGAAAACATGCTGTGACTTCAAAGGGCGTACAAGGCTGAGGCATGTGCAGACttgaaaaatgaaataaaacagatCTACTTGGGTATAAAGATTATGTGTGGAATCAGACATATGTTTCAAACcacaaaacagtaaaatgttttCCCAGTGAAATGAAGGCTCTGGTCATATCAAGTCTTGGATCAACATTTCCATTTCAGCAGAGATCCACTTATGCCACATTTGCTCGTGTTGAAGAATTGGCCAAGACCACCGCAGGCCTAAATATTCAAGGAAATATTGAATCAAATTTGTGCTGCAATATGTACAGCAGTAGAATGTACTTGAAAGTGAATATTATAATTTAACTTTACCAGGTACCCAACCAGAACTTACAATTggcattttcattgttttgtttaattagattattgcatgttttatgttatttctatttttaattataaCTCAAGATGCAGCAGAATAATTACAattgttttaaattaatattacatttaaaacattCCTTTGAGGCCTTTTGGTTATGGTTTGTAAAAATGTGAATCAtacctaatatatatatacaccaaCATAATGGCCCACAACATTTTGAAAAATACATATTAAGTGTTAAATTATGAACAATGAGGTAGCAAAGTTCATAAAGtttatataaacacacaaaaatctTCAATTGGGGAAAACAACAgaactgtatttattttgtagaCTTCTATGAATTGTTTCACTGTTGATATTTTTGTAAGTATTATTTCAAAATGCCATCGCTCTCTTTATTGTATGCTAATTAAATGGTTTTGTGTTACATCAGCCTAACACCAGTCTGGGTTTTTGCAATGTGATAAAATCACTAAGCTCCAGCTCTCAGGATCTTCAGTGGATGATATGGGACACCACCTTTGGTATAATGTGGATTGTTCCAATtcaatgtactttttaaaaaaaaaaaaaaaaaaatccaaaaaatctACAACTGCAATGTTGCTCATTCTCTTATCGTTGAGCTGTTTGACATTTGCATGACATTCAAATGCCTCAGAGCATAAACTGAAAAGTATCCCAGGATACAAAAATGCTAAACATATCAAATAATTTTCATGTGCTTACACTACAACTCTCATATAACACCGAACTCTAAAGTTGCAGCTGAGATCCAATTCATGTACTTACGATCAAAAATCCTACACTTATTCATTTACAGATTATCATAGTATGGTGTAAAcctgtttttttaaaacaggGACCCTTGTCCCTATTTCAAATGTTGACTATTTGAATCTCACCCTATAGGCTGTAGCGTCCATATATGTTTGGTACACTAGTGGAGTAGAATCGATGCCCTGTGCCAAAGGAAGTCAGCTTATAGGTCGTGAGAATAGGTATGACTTTTATCACTTCTATGTTGCTCCACTCCGAACAGCAGCTGCAGCTGTGCGTCCGGGTGAAGTAGAGGGAAGAATTGTCCAGCAAGGGTGCAGGGCTGTGCCTGGATAGCGGTCCACTGCAGGCCAATACCTTCAGGCCTTTTGATTTCCTCCACCCCCAGACACAGCTTCAGAGGTGGCTGTGTTACGCCGGCCTCAGACAGCAGGTAGTTTGGAAGCGAaatggcagggagggggggctgttGTGAAAGCCAGTCACCCTGTGGGAAATGAAGAGAATTTTACAGCCGTAGGGCATGGCACTGGGACTGGTTTTGACTCATGCGGGCTGACCGGCCATTACCTCAGCATGACTCCAACGAGGAGGAGGTTCCGGTGTACTTTGTCTGAGCATTCCTGCTCCTGAATGAATACTTTCTGTATTTTTCAAGGCCTGGGAAGgcagagaagaagaaaaaaacaaaaatggagtGAAATTGCATCACCTTGGACGATGGCACGGCAGTCAGCCTGCATGGGTACCAGCGCACCGGCTGCGTGGGCATGACAGGATGTAGGGTTCTGTGAGAAGGGAGAAATCTGCAGAGTGATCACAATGCCAAAGGAAGCTATGGCACCAGCAGTCCTGTTCTTGTCCCACTACCTCTGTGTTTTCTTAAGAGCTGCCACTGCACTGCTTCAGACCCTTTGGCCCAATGTGACATTGCTTCACTTCAGATTCTGCCATTCTTTTTACAGGATTCAGTCCTGAAATCCCTGCTCAGAGGTGTGAAAATCACAACTCCATCTTCTTAAACGGCCCACCACCGTGCTGCACCCAATCTGGCATGGTACCCACCTCAGAAGTATAAAAATCACATCTTCTTCACCTCTACAACACTGTGCTGTCAAATTACTCAACTACCTTAACTGTCAAAGTGCTACCTGTACCGATTCCATACCCATATTTGGAACAAGGTGGTCCGGCCCTGTTACTACACCGGAGGGTGGCTTCAGAATTATTTTACCCAATGGGAAACAGAGGTAGACATTTTTGATCCAGAAAtgaaaaaatccagaccaagattttgttttaaccaaccagttaggTATGCTGTGACTgaatctttatactcaactg
This genomic window from Paramormyrops kingsleyae isolate MSU_618 chromosome 22, PKINGS_0.4, whole genome shotgun sequence contains:
- the emp2 gene encoding epithelial membrane protein 2; amino-acid sequence: MLIILAFIILFHITAAVLLFISTLNNAWWVSGTFSMDLWYTCNDTCRPTENSESTDAAYLQAVQATMILATILCCVGFFVFILQLFRLKQGERFVFTAIIQLLSAFCVMIGASIYTAEHRGFQKQGFANGDYGYAFVIAWIAFPLILISGVMYLVLRKRK